In one Niallia taxi genomic region, the following are encoded:
- a CDS encoding nitroreductase family protein, whose protein sequence is MADMKDFRNADYEISQQFINRWSPRSFLEKDIPEDVLLSIFEAARWAPSASNIQPWRFVIARTQEDLEKFHSFIVPGNLAWAKHAPAIAVILSETLTERGPNAWHAFDAGTAWSHLALEAHNKGLVTHAMGGFDKELARQVLNIPEQYELHAVIAIGYQGEKEALPANLQEREKPSNRRALSESLFEGSFGKGAL, encoded by the coding sequence ATGGCTGATATGAAAGACTTCCGCAATGCTGATTACGAAATCTCACAGCAATTTATCAATCGCTGGTCTCCCCGTTCCTTTTTGGAGAAGGATATACCTGAGGATGTGCTATTAAGTATATTCGAAGCTGCAAGATGGGCTCCTTCTGCATCCAATATTCAACCTTGGAGATTTGTTATCGCCCGCACGCAAGAAGATTTAGAGAAGTTCCATTCCTTTATTGTACCTGGAAATCTGGCATGGGCTAAGCATGCACCTGCTATAGCAGTTATACTTTCAGAAACATTAACAGAACGTGGTCCCAATGCTTGGCATGCATTTGATGCTGGTACTGCATGGAGTCACCTTGCTCTTGAAGCACATAATAAAGGCTTGGTCACACATGCAATGGGAGGATTTGATAAGGAGCTTGCTCGTCAAGTGTTAAACATTCCAGAGCAATATGAACTACACGCTGTTATTGCAATAGGTTATCAAGGAGAAAAAGAAGCGCTCCCTGCAAATTTGCAAGAGCGTGAAAAGCCAAGCAACAGACGTGCATTAAGTGAGTCACTATTTGAAGGTTCCTTTGGTAAAGGTGCACTTTAA
- a CDS encoding glycosyltransferase family 2 protein — MDNLITVLIPFYNPGKYIIDAISSIYAQKYFSWKIVLVDDCSTDESTELVKKYLVDPRITYVRHDENKGQSVSLNTGLQHIDTPFFVQLDPDDWLYPDTLQSLADEALKQPEDVAVISGNINISFEDEYGQVYLSRIKKGKHYDNPYAFLLANTSIWPRCYRTSAVREVGGWPLDDPYGGRYVEDIRILLLLIMSYRFYWIDQLMLYHRRHEKNNTNEKDETASSLRLLIEETLVNWGDVYKPVFKYEDGYMILHGLEVNKESQDDNIAEIITEIPESE; from the coding sequence TTGGATAATCTTATTACAGTCCTAATCCCGTTTTACAATCCTGGCAAATATATCATTGATGCTATTAGCAGTATTTACGCACAAAAGTATTTCTCCTGGAAAATTGTTTTGGTAGATGACTGCTCGACAGATGAGAGTACAGAGTTAGTAAAAAAATATCTTGTTGATCCAAGAATAACATATGTACGACATGACGAAAACAAGGGGCAATCAGTTAGCTTGAACACTGGACTTCAGCATATTGACACACCCTTTTTTGTTCAGCTTGATCCAGATGACTGGCTTTATCCAGACACATTGCAAAGTTTAGCTGATGAAGCGTTGAAGCAGCCAGAGGATGTTGCGGTAATTAGCGGCAATATTAATATAAGTTTTGAAGATGAATATGGACAAGTTTATTTATCGCGAATAAAAAAAGGCAAGCATTATGATAATCCATATGCTTTTTTATTGGCAAATACATCTATTTGGCCGAGATGCTACAGAACCTCTGCTGTACGAGAGGTAGGAGGCTGGCCATTGGATGATCCTTATGGCGGCAGATATGTGGAAGACATTAGAATACTGCTTTTGTTGATTATGTCTTATCGTTTTTATTGGATAGATCAGCTTATGCTTTATCATCGCAGACATGAAAAAAATAATACAAATGAAAAAGATGAAACAGCTTCTTCCCTAAGATTGCTTATAGAAGAAACATTAGTCAATTGGGGAGATGTATACAAGCCTGTATTTAAATATGAAGATGGCTACATGATTCTGCATGGTCTTGAGGTTAATAAAGAAAGTCAAGATGATAATATAGCAGAAATTATTACGGAAATACCAGAGTCAGAGTAA
- a CDS encoding lysozyme family protein yields MKKRRKMKKLPMLILIVIVLYGGYLITAKSIKQTAETRLANYLPEIKDELEKNELDADEFAPVLLAIMDQESHGKGSDPMQSSESAGLARNEIGDPAESIKQGVYHFSEMYKYGEANDVDLETIIQSYNMGPGYIDFVVNSDTFHSEETAKSYSELMVEKSPDLYTCNNDKLNFRYPYCYGDYSYAGKVTAKIDAMNKLVRQHL; encoded by the coding sequence TTGAAAAAAAGAAGAAAAATGAAAAAACTGCCAATGCTAATCTTAATCGTTATTGTTTTATACGGTGGCTATTTAATTACCGCTAAATCTATTAAACAAACAGCTGAAACAAGATTAGCCAATTATTTGCCAGAGATAAAGGATGAATTGGAAAAAAATGAACTGGATGCAGATGAGTTTGCACCTGTTTTGCTTGCCATTATGGATCAGGAAAGCCATGGGAAAGGCAGTGATCCAATGCAATCATCTGAATCTGCTGGTTTAGCGCGAAATGAAATCGGTGACCCCGCAGAAAGCATTAAACAAGGAGTGTATCATTTTTCCGAAATGTACAAATATGGTGAAGCAAATGATGTAGACCTTGAAACAATTATTCAAAGCTATAATATGGGTCCAGGCTATATCGATTTTGTTGTTAATAGTGATACATTTCATAGTGAGGAAACCGCTAAATCCTATTCTGAGCTTATGGTAGAGAAATCGCCTGATTTGTATACATGTAATAACGATAAATTAAATTTCCGCTATCCTTATTGCTATGGTGATTATAGTTATGCAGGAAAAGTCACTGCAAAAATTGATGCGATGAATAAGCTTGTGAGACAGCATTTATAG
- a CDS encoding ketoacyl-ACP synthase III produces the protein MTSKARISAIGTYVPEKRLTNNDLAKMVDTSDEWIVQRTGIKERRIAGEEEFASTLAIKAIENLAANSNQSLHDVDFIIVATTTADYGFPSVAAQIQSHFKIEQTGAIDLSAACAGFTYGLHLANSMITSGMHKKILVVATETLSKVTDYTDRTTCILFGDGAGAFLVEYDEENPSFLASHMGTNGEGGVHIYRTGLSEKMNGEPLNNSGKMVQNGREVYKWATRTIPASMDALLKKANMKKEQLDWFVPHSANLRMIESICDKSGVSIENALTSMVPYGNTSSSSIPLAIQIGLDEQKIKNGDHLLLYGFGGGLTHLGLIIKWNLV, from the coding sequence ATGACTTCAAAAGCAAGGATTTCTGCAATTGGAACATATGTCCCTGAAAAGAGACTGACAAATAACGATCTTGCGAAAATGGTGGATACAAGTGATGAATGGATCGTCCAAAGAACTGGCATAAAGGAAAGACGAATTGCAGGAGAAGAAGAGTTTGCTTCCACATTGGCGATTAAGGCAATTGAAAACTTAGCTGCAAACAGCAACCAATCACTGCATGATGTTGACTTTATCATCGTTGCAACAACTACTGCTGATTATGGTTTTCCAAGTGTAGCAGCACAAATACAATCCCATTTTAAAATCGAGCAGACAGGTGCGATTGATTTAAGTGCTGCATGTGCTGGATTCACATATGGTTTGCATTTAGCGAATAGTATGATTACATCAGGAATGCATAAAAAAATTCTTGTTGTTGCGACAGAAACTTTGTCTAAGGTGACAGACTATACGGACAGAACAACATGTATTCTGTTTGGTGATGGTGCTGGAGCATTTCTTGTTGAATATGATGAAGAAAATCCGAGCTTTCTCGCATCCCATATGGGCACAAATGGAGAAGGAGGCGTTCATATTTATAGAACTGGACTTTCAGAAAAGATGAACGGAGAACCTTTAAACAACAGCGGAAAAATGGTTCAGAACGGCCGTGAGGTATATAAATGGGCGACAAGAACAATTCCAGCCTCCATGGACGCATTATTGAAAAAAGCAAATATGAAAAAAGAACAGCTGGATTGGTTTGTTCCTCACAGCGCAAATTTACGGATGATTGAATCCATTTGTGATAAATCTGGTGTATCAATTGAAAATGCTTTAACAAGCATGGTTCCATATGGAAACACCTCATCAAGCTCGATACCTTTAGCAATCCAGATAGGGCTGGATGAACAAAAAATCAAAAATGGAGACCATTTACTTCTATACGGCTTTGGTGGCGGACTTACACATCTTGGGTTAATTATAAAATGGAATTTAGTTTAA
- a CDS encoding GntR family transcriptional regulator translates to MKKRDFIAEDILSKIYQNKYKAGEKLPTERELSDLYTVSRYTIREALKKLVNIGCIKVIQGSGIFVSETRYKSPLIYNSLTEKKFKDIHSKIMYFKKIQPNQELEKIFDLHMVPNKKLWEFKRIRIVDFQKMQIETSVLPCSYFPDLNEEEIKKSVHDYVQQCGLIISHFITTYRAINISKEDADLLNCKKGSAAMKIINRGILENGKVFEYSEMINLDYSVSYFTPFNRHKHEYRKK, encoded by the coding sequence ATGAAAAAAAGAGATTTTATCGCAGAGGATATACTCAGTAAAATTTATCAGAATAAGTACAAAGCTGGAGAAAAGCTCCCGACAGAAAGGGAGCTTTCCGATCTGTATACTGTTTCAAGGTATACGATAAGAGAAGCGTTAAAGAAGCTTGTCAACATTGGATGCATTAAAGTCATTCAGGGCTCTGGAATCTTTGTGTCTGAAACTAGATATAAAAGTCCTTTAATTTATAATTCACTTACGGAAAAAAAATTCAAGGATATCCATTCAAAAATTATGTACTTTAAAAAAATCCAGCCTAATCAAGAGCTGGAAAAAATTTTTGATTTACATATGGTTCCAAATAAGAAATTATGGGAGTTTAAACGGATAAGAATTGTCGACTTTCAAAAGATGCAGATTGAAACATCTGTACTTCCCTGTTCTTATTTTCCAGATCTGAACGAAGAAGAAATTAAAAAATCTGTTCATGATTATGTACAGCAATGCGGGCTTATCATCTCCCATTTCATCACAACATACCGTGCTATTAACATCTCTAAAGAGGATGCAGACCTGCTTAATTGTAAAAAAGGGAGTGCAGCCATGAAAATTATTAATAGAGGTATATTAGAAAATGGCAAGGTGTTTGAATATAGTGAAATGATTAATTTAGATTATTCCGTCTCCTATTTTACACCCTTCAATCGACACAAGCATGAGTACAGAAAAAAATAA